The Desulfohalovibrio reitneri genome contains a region encoding:
- a CDS encoding flavin reductase family protein: MEKTSLGASPLILPMPALLVGALVDGKPNFMVAAWAQVACSKPPMLSVAVREERHTMRGIRENGQFSLNVPSTALVEEADACGVATGAKTDKSEFFTSGYSELAPKAPLAMECPINVALHVEKFVELGSHTLVIGNVKETLASSSILKDGLPDPVLADPLVYLTGVAKSYARVGDIVGGAFKVGRKRLD, from the coding sequence ATGGAAAAGACCTCCCTCGGCGCCTCGCCGCTGATTCTCCCCATGCCCGCGCTGCTGGTTGGCGCGCTGGTGGACGGCAAGCCCAACTTCATGGTGGCCGCCTGGGCCCAGGTGGCCTGCTCCAAGCCGCCCATGCTCTCGGTGGCCGTGCGCGAGGAGCGCCACACCATGCGCGGCATCCGCGAGAACGGCCAGTTTTCCCTGAACGTGCCCTCCACCGCCCTGGTGGAGGAGGCGGACGCCTGCGGCGTGGCCACCGGCGCCAAGACGGACAAGTCGGAGTTCTTCACCTCCGGCTACTCCGAGCTGGCCCCCAAGGCCCCCCTGGCCATGGAGTGCCCCATCAACGTTGCCCTGCACGTGGAGAAGTTCGTGGAGCTGGGCTCGCACACGCTGGTCATCGGCAATGTGAAGGAGACCCTGGCTTCCTCGTCAATCCTCAAGGACGGGCTGCCCGACCCGGTGCTGGCCGACCCGCTGGTCTACCTGACCGGCGTGGCCAAGAGCTACGCCCGGGTGGGCGACATCGTGGGCGGGGCCTTCAAGGTGGGCCGCAAGCGGTTGGACTAG
- the aroE gene encoding shikimate dehydrogenase, with the protein MFAYAVPQRLCGIIGHPLGHSLSPLLHNKAFALRQLSFVYMAWPLEPEKLDDFVTAVRTLPITGVSVTIPHKQAVMEHLDGISNRARRVGAVNTLHWRDDRLLGENTDVTGFMDSIHHLETPQTALVLGAGGAARAAVAGLQELGVPTVLVSNRTAERAESISRDLGCRTVPWDDRHTTEATLIVNATPLGMTGKHLELSPYPADAFHPGVTACDLIYNPEQTRFLQDAQAAGAETVGGLEMFIRQAAEQFHLWTTDHMDLEHARIVVRAALES; encoded by the coding sequence ATGTTCGCCTACGCCGTCCCCCAACGACTCTGCGGCATCATCGGCCACCCCCTCGGGCACTCCCTCAGCCCCCTGCTGCACAACAAGGCCTTCGCCCTCCGTCAGCTCTCCTTCGTCTACATGGCCTGGCCGCTTGAACCAGAGAAGCTGGACGACTTCGTCACCGCCGTCCGCACACTGCCCATCACCGGCGTCAGCGTGACCATCCCCCACAAACAAGCCGTCATGGAACACCTCGACGGCATATCCAACCGCGCCCGGCGCGTCGGCGCGGTCAACACCCTGCATTGGCGCGACGACCGCCTCCTGGGCGAAAACACCGACGTCACCGGGTTCATGGACTCCATCCACCATCTGGAAACCCCGCAAACCGCCCTGGTCCTCGGCGCGGGCGGCGCGGCCAGAGCCGCCGTGGCCGGACTCCAGGAACTCGGCGTGCCCACCGTCCTCGTCTCCAACCGCACCGCCGAACGAGCCGAATCCATCAGCCGAGACCTCGGCTGCCGAACCGTCCCCTGGGACGACCGCCACACCACCGAGGCCACCCTCATCGTCAACGCCACCCCCCTGGGCATGACCGGCAAACACCTCGAGCTGTCACCCTACCCCGCCGACGCCTTCCACCCCGGCGTCACCGCCTGCGACCTCATCTACAACCCCGAACAAACCCGCTTCCTCCAGGACGCCCAAGCCGCCGGGGCCGAAACCGTCGGCGGACTTGAAATGTTCATCCGGCAAGCCGCCGAACAATTCCACCTCTGGACCACCGACCACATGGACCTCGAACACGCCCGCATCGTCGTCCGGGCCGCCCTGGAAAGCTGA
- a CDS encoding (2Fe-2S) ferredoxin domain-containing protein, with product MATKPTYHILLCNSFRAKGEPKGVCHKKDAVDLAQYIETEILDRGIDALLTTTGCMKQCDDGPVMVVQPNNWWYKTVDSEETVDEILDALEDNEPCEDRLLFEA from the coding sequence ATGGCCACCAAGCCCACCTACCACATCCTCCTCTGCAATTCCTTCCGCGCCAAAGGGGAACCCAAAGGCGTCTGCCACAAAAAGGACGCCGTGGACCTGGCCCAGTACATCGAAACCGAAATCCTCGACCGGGGCATCGACGCCCTGCTCACCACCACCGGCTGCATGAAGCAGTGCGACGACGGCCCCGTCATGGTCGTCCAGCCCAACAACTGGTGGTACAAGACCGTGGACTCCGAAGAGACCGTGGACGAAATCCTCGACGCCCTCGAAGACAACGAACCCTGTGAGGACCGCCTGCTGTTCGAGGCGTAG
- a CDS encoding NifB/NifX family molybdenum-iron cluster-binding protein, whose translation MPDTRHQCATAKPCSRRPLRLPVGVRALAGPRYAARDEPDGEAASPSQAVALAEASVNMGAPPSVFSLVGPGDPLADPQRTLDTVRALCAIYPDVPVSLFTCGLGAAELATDLASAGVSQVGLAVSTRRAETCRAFHNWIRPAKRNLHLDEACPLLLRAQDEALAALTGAGIAVKVDMVLAKGVNEDEAGEVAAWAAEGGASAMAVHPARSGEGEADPGPEALETAKAEAARHIDLMEPDFSHDSGREPLAPDESTLYDASKPHLAVASSDASAVDTHLGQAEHLLIYELVENMITLREKRTAPPRGGGDRRWQTLAETLADCRAVVVASAGENPARVLGRNGVPVLVAPGPIESAAARVFGVTPNAGKLPKSMR comes from the coding sequence ATGCCCGACACCCGCCACCAGTGCGCCACCGCCAAGCCTTGCTCCCGCAGGCCCCTGCGGCTGCCCGTGGGAGTCCGCGCCCTGGCCGGGCCACGCTACGCGGCCCGGGACGAGCCGGACGGCGAGGCCGCCTCCCCAAGCCAGGCCGTGGCCCTGGCCGAGGCCTCGGTGAACATGGGGGCCCCGCCCTCGGTGTTCTCCCTGGTGGGACCCGGCGACCCCCTGGCCGACCCGCAGCGCACCCTGGACACCGTGCGCGCCCTGTGCGCCATCTATCCGGACGTGCCCGTGTCCCTCTTCACCTGCGGCCTGGGCGCGGCCGAACTGGCGACGGACCTGGCCAGCGCCGGGGTGAGCCAGGTGGGGCTGGCCGTGTCCACCCGCCGCGCCGAGACCTGCCGCGCCTTCCACAACTGGATTCGCCCAGCCAAGCGCAACCTGCACCTGGACGAGGCCTGCCCCCTGCTGCTTCGGGCCCAGGACGAGGCCCTGGCCGCCCTGACAGGGGCGGGCATCGCAGTGAAGGTGGACATGGTGCTGGCCAAGGGCGTCAACGAGGACGAGGCCGGGGAAGTGGCCGCCTGGGCCGCCGAGGGCGGGGCCAGCGCCATGGCCGTCCACCCGGCGCGCTCCGGCGAGGGCGAGGCCGATCCAGGCCCCGAAGCCCTGGAAACGGCCAAGGCCGAGGCCGCGCGGCACATCGACCTCATGGAGCCGGACTTCTCCCACGACAGCGGCCGGGAACCCCTGGCCCCGGACGAGTCCACCCTCTACGACGCCTCCAAACCCCACCTGGCCGTGGCCTCCTCCGACGCCTCGGCCGTGGACACCCACCTGGGGCAGGCCGAGCACCTGCTCATCTACGAACTGGTGGAGAACATGATCACCCTGCGGGAAAAACGGACCGCCCCGCCCCGGGGCGGAGGCGACCGGCGCTGGCAGACCCTGGCCGAAACCCTGGCCGACTGCCGCGCCGTGGTGGTGGCCTCGGCCGGGGAAAACCCCGCCCGCGTGCTGGGCCGCAACGGCGTGCCCGTCCTGGTCGCCCCCGGACCCATCGAATCCGCCGCCGCCCGCGTATTCGGCGTTACGCCCAACGCGGGCAAACTGCCCAAATCCATGCGCTGA
- a CDS encoding efflux RND transporter permease subunit — MAFFRFFLRQVVLVNLLFVLCIIVGGIALFDLPVERYPNVSMGKVQITTILPGASPDDIESLVTREIEESLEDLEQVEFIQSVSHRERSMVTVKFIDDSDYQALYDELRLKVLSNMNELPDGIDPPTFTYVDVSEWLPVVVVNLVGDRSNRALSLMAEEMKLELRRIPGVEEVEIQGDYTREFHVTLDPRRLDKFGVTFDEVAGALEAANLSVPAGDYENDGGQFVVRVDERFRSRSEVAGTVIRRDGDGSFLTVGDVMADARMDYREPFVVTSVNGRDAVRMTVKKTRDGNALDIVPKVEEVVERFRPGLEGEGVDVVLTRDQRVQIDDAVSTLGNNLLLGILLVFLLIFAFMGLRNAILTVVGIPFAFLVTMIFMWLGGFSLNEITLFSFVLVTGIIVDDAIVVIENIYRHLQEGLSLRKAAVRGASEVAAPVLAATSTTVAAFMPMLMMSGSTGEFFAQIPIAVSVAIAASLFECLIVLPPHFVDWPGAKWAQREAEQHSGEKRRWIMRVLSRATDRITAFVTRFRFTSLGVVLVAFVVAMAMLVLSITGKASFVRIEFFPEEYYVYFVDVEGPTTASTEQTSAKLKRLSREIMEGDKGSAWVSATALAGFYTDEDYEQVFGSNLGHIAVELPRKAQWRFPDNPENDVGRHLDYMRDKLAPLQQGGWDIRVRPEPAGPPTGKDVTIRVVGPNPDNVDALTNEMKRFLREADFNQYMVDLTDNRGQPTRVLRFRVDERRAREYGLTTGRVATLAGSILDGRFVGEFRAEDEDVDLRLKVDERFLPQPQRALDIPLVQHPSGPVRLGDVAELATYEEPNKLNRYQNNRAITISANLAEGSPVSTPEIVNACREHFQSIKQDYSGAELSFAGEFESTQRSFTSLFYAFGVAILTIYLILATQFRSYLQPAIILSAVVFSLIGVVFGKFLTQGLFTVNSFIATVGVTGVVVNDSLVLVDFINRGYRSGLSRKEAIREGIRVRLRPILLTTLTTSLGLLPMAIGIPTYSTTWGTMASTFVTGLFTATFLTLFIVPIEWDLLIGLAERFGSKTRGEEHGDET, encoded by the coding sequence GTGGCCTTCTTCCGCTTCTTCCTCCGCCAGGTCGTCCTGGTGAACCTGCTCTTCGTGCTGTGCATCATCGTGGGGGGCATCGCCCTCTTCGACCTGCCCGTGGAGCGCTATCCCAATGTTTCCATGGGCAAGGTGCAGATCACCACCATCCTGCCCGGCGCCTCGCCCGACGACATTGAATCCCTGGTCACGCGGGAAATCGAGGAATCGCTGGAGGACCTGGAGCAGGTGGAGTTCATCCAGTCCGTCTCCCACCGCGAACGCTCCATGGTCACGGTGAAGTTCATCGACGATTCGGACTACCAGGCGCTGTACGACGAGTTGCGCCTGAAGGTCCTGTCCAACATGAACGAGTTGCCCGACGGCATCGACCCGCCCACCTTCACCTACGTGGACGTCTCGGAGTGGCTGCCCGTGGTGGTGGTCAACCTGGTGGGTGACCGCTCCAACCGGGCGCTGTCCCTCATGGCCGAGGAGATGAAGCTGGAGCTTCGCCGCATCCCCGGCGTGGAGGAAGTGGAAATCCAGGGCGACTACACCCGCGAGTTCCACGTCACCCTGGACCCGCGCAGGCTGGACAAGTTCGGCGTGACCTTCGACGAGGTGGCCGGGGCGCTGGAGGCGGCCAACCTCTCGGTGCCCGCGGGCGACTACGAGAACGATGGCGGGCAGTTCGTGGTGCGGGTGGACGAGCGCTTCCGCTCCCGCTCAGAAGTGGCCGGGACCGTCATCCGCCGCGACGGAGACGGCTCCTTCCTCACCGTGGGCGACGTCATGGCCGACGCCCGCATGGACTACCGGGAGCCCTTCGTGGTCACTTCGGTCAACGGCCGCGACGCGGTGCGGATGACCGTCAAAAAGACCAGGGACGGCAACGCCCTGGACATCGTGCCCAAGGTGGAGGAGGTGGTGGAGCGCTTCCGGCCGGGCCTGGAGGGGGAAGGCGTGGACGTGGTCCTCACCCGCGACCAGCGGGTGCAGATAGACGACGCCGTGTCCACCCTGGGCAACAATCTGCTGCTGGGCATCCTGCTCGTCTTTCTCCTCATCTTCGCCTTCATGGGGCTGCGCAACGCCATCCTCACCGTGGTGGGCATCCCCTTCGCCTTCCTGGTGACCATGATCTTCATGTGGCTGGGCGGCTTCTCCCTCAACGAGATCACCCTTTTCTCCTTCGTCCTGGTCACGGGCATCATCGTGGACGACGCCATCGTGGTCATCGAGAACATCTACCGCCACCTGCAGGAGGGCCTGTCCCTGCGCAAGGCTGCGGTGCGCGGTGCCTCCGAGGTGGCCGCTCCGGTTCTGGCGGCCACATCCACCACCGTGGCCGCCTTCATGCCCATGCTCATGATGAGCGGTTCCACCGGGGAGTTCTTCGCCCAGATCCCCATAGCCGTCTCCGTGGCCATCGCCGCCTCCCTCTTCGAGTGCCTCATCGTGCTGCCACCGCACTTTGTGGACTGGCCCGGGGCCAAGTGGGCCCAGCGCGAGGCGGAGCAGCACTCCGGGGAGAAACGGCGCTGGATCATGCGCGTTCTCTCCCGCGCCACGGACCGCATCACCGCCTTCGTCACCCGCTTCCGCTTCACTTCCCTGGGGGTTGTCCTGGTGGCCTTCGTGGTGGCCATGGCCATGCTGGTACTGTCCATCACCGGCAAGGCGTCCTTCGTGCGCATCGAGTTCTTCCCGGAGGAGTACTACGTCTACTTCGTGGACGTGGAAGGACCCACCACCGCCTCCACCGAACAGACATCGGCCAAGCTCAAGCGGCTCTCCCGCGAAATCATGGAGGGGGACAAGGGGAGCGCCTGGGTCTCCGCCACCGCCCTGGCGGGCTTTTACACCGACGAGGACTACGAACAGGTATTCGGCTCCAACCTCGGCCACATCGCGGTGGAACTGCCCCGCAAGGCCCAGTGGCGCTTTCCGGACAATCCGGAAAACGACGTGGGCCGCCACCTGGACTACATGCGCGACAAGCTCGCCCCGCTGCAACAAGGCGGGTGGGACATCCGCGTGCGTCCGGAACCCGCCGGACCGCCCACGGGCAAGGACGTGACCATCCGCGTGGTGGGTCCCAACCCGGACAACGTGGACGCCCTGACCAATGAGATGAAACGCTTCCTGCGTGAGGCGGACTTCAACCAGTACATGGTGGACCTGACCGACAACCGGGGACAGCCCACCCGGGTACTGCGCTTCCGCGTGGACGAGCGGCGGGCCAGGGAGTACGGCCTGACCACCGGCCGGGTGGCCACGCTGGCCGGGTCAATCCTGGACGGGAGGTTCGTGGGCGAGTTCCGGGCCGAGGACGAGGACGTGGACCTGCGCCTCAAGGTGGACGAGCGCTTCCTGCCCCAGCCCCAGCGCGCCCTGGACATCCCCCTGGTGCAGCACCCCTCGGGGCCGGTGCGCCTGGGCGACGTGGCCGAGTTGGCGACATACGAGGAGCCCAACAAGCTCAACCGCTACCAGAACAACCGGGCCATCACCATCTCCGCCAACCTGGCGGAGGGCTCGCCCGTGTCCACGCCGGAAATCGTCAACGCCTGCCGGGAGCACTTCCAGAGCATAAAACAGGACTACTCCGGGGCGGAACTCTCCTTCGCCGGCGAATTCGAGTCCACCCAGCGCTCTTTCACCTCGCTTTTCTACGCCTTCGGCGTGGCCATCCTGACCATCTACCTCATCCTGGCCACCCAGTTCCGCTCCTACCTGCAGCCGGCAATTATCCTCTCGGCCGTGGTCTTCTCCCTCATCGGCGTGGTCTTCGGCAAATTCCTCACTCAGGGCCTCTTCACCGTGAACTCCTTCATCGCCACCGTGGGCGTCACCGGCGTGGTGGTCAACGACTCCCTGGTGCTGGTGGACTTCATCAACCGGGGCTACCGCTCCGGCCTCTCCCGCAAGGAAGCCATCCGCGAAGGCATCCGCGTGCGGCTGCGGCCCATCCTGCTGACCACCCTGACCACCTCCCTGGGCCTGCTGCCCATGGCCATCGGCATCCCCACCTACTCCACCACCTGGGGCACAATGGCCTCCACCTTCGTCACCGGCCTCTTCACCGCCACCTTCCTGACCCTCTTCATCGTGCCCATCGAATGGGACCTCCTCATCGGCCTGGCCGAACGCTTCGGCTCCAAGACCAGAGGGGAGGAGCACGGCGACGAAACGTGA
- a CDS encoding glycosyltransferase yields MKVDPHVHSRFSTRPSQWILQKLNCPESFTDPMKLYRTAKRLGMDLVTISDHNTINGALEIAHLDDAFISVEITTYFPEDGCKAHVLALDIDEDQFRDIQAARENIFDLVPCLRERNITHICAHPLFGVNDRLTEDHVERLLLLFKNLEVNGARDNAPNEVLKGLAAMLTPEIIDQLTDKWNLEPGYPEPWKKNITGGSDDHSALNIARIHTEVPGAASLREFLDGIERGNCRPLGEPAIPETMAHNLYAIAYQYYKNRFGLEKYVNKDIFLRVVDRFLGAEETPARKSSLIDRFQAHWSTRRYLKGAGSSAKVQDICRREAARLIHDDDKLREISKGASLPRAKGKLWYRFTEGASNKVLRHFANTILGQASGGNVFDIFQTLGSAGALYTLLAPYFVSYTLYAQDRRFARAVQDRLSGKPPRQRQPRVGHFTDTFYEVNGVAKTLQRSVDLAQRTGKDLTMITCNPSPEYDTRRPGVRNFQPIGVYDLPEYPQLQIFYPPVLDMLRFAGNSDFTHIHSATPGPIGLTALLIAKLFKLPIYGTYHTQIPQYARKLTGDSGMEDLTWRFTIWYYSQMERVYAPSRATARELEERGLAPHRILVYPRGVDTDLYTPAKRNGFLKKLGVESGVSFLYVGRVSKEKNLHLLSSAYKRLLASAPEANLVIVGDGPYLEEMQRDLADTPTRFTGCLDGEDLAACYASADAFVFPSTTDTFGNVVLEAQASGLPVIVTDSGGPMENMLPGETGLVTRADDLDALVAAMHTMATQTETRRNMGRNARHAMNGRSFEKAFNQTWDFYKKAG; encoded by the coding sequence ATGAAGGTCGATCCCCACGTCCATTCCAGGTTCTCCACCAGGCCCTCCCAGTGGATTCTGCAAAAACTCAACTGCCCGGAAAGCTTCACCGACCCCATGAAGCTCTACCGCACAGCCAAGCGGCTGGGCATGGACCTAGTCACCATCTCCGACCACAACACCATCAACGGGGCATTGGAGATCGCCCATCTGGACGACGCCTTCATCTCCGTGGAAATCACCACCTACTTCCCCGAGGACGGCTGCAAGGCGCACGTCCTGGCCCTGGACATCGACGAGGACCAGTTCCGCGACATCCAGGCCGCGCGGGAGAACATCTTCGACCTTGTACCCTGCCTGCGCGAGCGCAACATCACCCACATCTGCGCCCACCCCCTCTTCGGAGTCAACGACCGCCTCACCGAGGACCACGTGGAACGGCTGCTGCTGCTCTTCAAGAACCTCGAGGTCAACGGCGCGCGGGACAACGCCCCCAACGAGGTGCTCAAGGGGCTGGCCGCCATGCTCACCCCGGAGATCATCGACCAGCTGACGGACAAGTGGAACCTGGAGCCGGGCTATCCCGAGCCGTGGAAGAAGAACATCACCGGCGGCTCGGACGACCACTCCGCCCTGAACATCGCCCGCATCCACACCGAGGTGCCGGGCGCGGCCAGCCTGCGCGAATTCCTGGACGGCATCGAGCGGGGGAACTGCCGCCCCCTGGGCGAACCGGCCATCCCCGAGACCATGGCCCACAACCTCTACGCCATCGCCTACCAGTACTACAAAAACCGCTTCGGCCTGGAGAAATACGTCAACAAGGACATCTTCCTGCGGGTGGTGGACCGCTTTCTGGGCGCGGAGGAGACGCCCGCCCGCAAGTCCAGCCTCATCGACCGGTTCCAGGCCCACTGGTCCACCCGCCGCTACCTCAAGGGCGCGGGGTCCTCGGCCAAGGTGCAGGACATCTGCCGCCGCGAGGCCGCCCGGCTCATCCACGACGACGACAAATTGCGGGAAATCTCCAAGGGGGCCTCACTGCCCCGGGCCAAGGGCAAGCTCTGGTACCGCTTCACCGAGGGGGCCTCAAACAAGGTCCTCAGGCATTTCGCCAACACCATCCTGGGCCAGGCCTCCGGCGGCAACGTCTTCGACATCTTCCAGACCCTCGGCTCGGCCGGGGCGCTCTACACCCTGCTGGCCCCCTACTTCGTCTCCTACACCCTCTACGCCCAGGACCGCCGTTTCGCCCGGGCGGTTCAAGACCGCCTCTCCGGCAAGCCGCCGCGCCAGCGCCAGCCCAGGGTGGGCCACTTCACCGACACCTTCTACGAGGTCAACGGCGTGGCCAAGACCCTGCAACGCTCCGTGGACCTGGCCCAGCGCACCGGCAAGGACCTGACCATGATCACCTGCAACCCCTCGCCGGAATACGACACCCGGCGGCCCGGCGTGCGGAACTTCCAGCCCATCGGCGTCTACGACCTGCCCGAGTATCCGCAGCTGCAGATCTTCTACCCACCCGTGCTGGACATGCTGCGCTTCGCCGGAAACAGCGACTTCACCCACATCCACTCGGCCACGCCCGGGCCCATCGGCCTCACCGCCCTGCTCATCGCCAAACTCTTCAAGTTACCCATCTACGGCACCTACCACACCCAAATCCCCCAGTACGCCCGCAAACTCACCGGCGACTCCGGCATGGAGGACCTCACCTGGCGCTTCACCATCTGGTACTACTCCCAGATGGAGCGGGTCTACGCGCCCTCCAGGGCCACCGCGCGCGAACTGGAGGAACGCGGCCTGGCCCCGCACCGCATCCTCGTCTACCCGCGCGGCGTGGACACCGACCTCTACACCCCGGCCAAGCGCAACGGCTTCCTCAAAAAGCTGGGCGTGGAAAGCGGCGTTTCCTTCCTCTACGTGGGCCGTGTGTCCAAGGAAAAGAACCTCCACCTCCTTTCCAGCGCCTACAAGCGCCTCCTGGCCAGCGCGCCCGAGGCCAACCTGGTCATCGTGGGCGACGGCCCCTACCTGGAAGAGATGCAACGCGACCTGGCGGACACTCCAACCCGCTTCACCGGCTGCCTGGACGGCGAGGACCTGGCCGCCTGCTACGCTTCGGCCGACGCCTTTGTCTTCCCATCGACCACCGACACCTTCGGCAACGTGGTCCTGGAAGCCCAGGCCTCAGGCCTGCCCGTCATCGTCACCGACTCCGGCGGCCCCATGGAGAACATGCTCCCGGGCGAAACCGGCCTCGTCACCCGCGCCGACGACCTCGACGCTCTCGTGGCGGCCATGCACACCATGGCCACCCAAACCGAAACACGCCGAAACATGGGCCGCAACGCCCGCCACGCCATGAACGGACGCTCCTTCGAAAAAGCCTTCAACCAAACCTGGGACTTCTACAAAAAAGCCGGCTGA
- a CDS encoding efflux RND transporter periplasmic adaptor subunit → MRRTRNLVPAALLCAVCLALFAGGDALAREQALPSWVEGETFSPRPAMRRTSLTGYTRARRVMDLTSEEQGRVAEVTADVGEALPEGGVFARLDTTFIKISLRRNLAEQKRVQSNLEYLRKEVARYSDLVRKDLSDQSNLDRLHSEASQAEYNLQSLRQDEAELRERLERSVVRGHEGWKVVMRGVEPGTWVRTGDVLGRAGDYSTLLVPYALSPREYQRLMGMDSAPGLYFPDLGEDGLRIQSRIERVSPEFDPETRKINVDLAVSGLPRMRGGLRAELELEMPDPSGTMLVPAASVVERYEEHWLLGADGRRVQVFLLGPGPDRTVRVRTENGGRLTPDRSFQVHPEF, encoded by the coding sequence ATGCGGAGGACGAGGAACCTTGTTCCGGCCGCGCTGCTGTGCGCGGTCTGCCTGGCGCTGTTCGCGGGCGGCGACGCCCTGGCGCGCGAACAGGCGCTACCCTCGTGGGTGGAGGGTGAGACCTTCTCGCCCCGTCCGGCAATGCGCCGCACCAGCCTGACCGGCTACACCCGCGCCCGCCGCGTCATGGACCTGACCAGCGAGGAGCAGGGCAGGGTGGCCGAGGTGACTGCCGACGTGGGCGAGGCCCTGCCCGAGGGAGGCGTGTTCGCCCGGCTGGACACCACCTTCATCAAGATTTCCCTGCGCCGCAACCTCGCGGAGCAAAAACGCGTGCAATCCAACCTGGAGTACCTCCGCAAGGAGGTGGCCCGCTATTCCGATCTGGTGCGGAAGGACCTCTCCGACCAGTCAAACCTGGACAGGCTGCATTCCGAGGCCTCGCAGGCCGAATACAACCTGCAGTCCCTGCGCCAGGACGAGGCCGAGCTGCGGGAGCGGCTGGAACGCTCCGTAGTGCGGGGGCACGAGGGCTGGAAGGTGGTCATGCGCGGCGTGGAGCCGGGCACCTGGGTGCGGACCGGCGATGTTCTTGGCCGCGCCGGGGACTACTCCACCCTGCTGGTGCCCTACGCCCTGTCCCCCCGCGAGTACCAGCGCCTCATGGGCATGGATTCAGCGCCCGGGCTGTATTTTCCCGACCTGGGCGAGGACGGGCTGCGGATCCAGTCCCGCATTGAGCGCGTTTCCCCGGAATTCGACCCCGAGACCCGCAAGATCAACGTAGATCTGGCCGTTTCGGGCTTGCCGCGCATGCGCGGAGGGCTGCGGGCCGAGTTGGAGCTGGAAATGCCCGACCCATCCGGCACCATGCTGGTCCCGGCCGCCTCGGTCGTGGAGCGCTACGAGGAGCATTGGCTGCTGGGCGCGGACGGCCGGCGGGTGCAGGTTTTCCTGCTCGGCCCCGGGCCTGACCGCACCGTGCGCGTGCGGACCGAGAACGGCGGCCGCCTGACGCCGGACAGGTCGTTCCAGGTCCATCCGGAGTTCTAG
- a CDS encoding TetR/AcrR family transcriptional regulator yields the protein MKTTKRRMRDRERMRRKILDAALALFAKGGMKALSMRGIATRIEYSPGTIYRYFEDKSAIVRELCLQGFELFYESVMAPVDRGEFDGMGWEARWHLQGEAYLRFARQYPDYYHLMFNTPGVPWIEDPELPPMRAFNRLVEDVERSMAEGGLPRSDARTTAISMWSGLHGLASLRMNDNLRMVEPDEVPDLVRGVIDYLIGVEA from the coding sequence ATGAAGACCACGAAGAGGCGCATGCGGGATCGGGAGCGGATGAGGCGGAAAATCCTGGACGCTGCCTTGGCGTTGTTCGCCAAGGGGGGGATGAAGGCCCTGTCCATGCGCGGCATCGCCACGCGCATCGAGTACAGTCCGGGGACGATCTACAGGTATTTCGAGGACAAGTCCGCCATCGTGCGGGAGTTGTGCCTGCAGGGCTTTGAATTGTTCTATGAATCGGTGATGGCTCCGGTGGACCGGGGTGAATTCGACGGCATGGGGTGGGAGGCCAGGTGGCACCTGCAGGGCGAGGCGTATCTGCGGTTCGCCCGGCAATACCCGGACTACTACCACCTCATGTTCAACACGCCGGGAGTGCCCTGGATCGAGGACCCGGAATTGCCGCCCATGCGGGCATTCAACCGTCTGGTGGAGGATGTGGAGCGATCCATGGCCGAGGGCGGCCTGCCCCGCAGCGATGCCCGCACCACGGCCATCTCCATGTGGTCCGGCCTGCACGGCCTGGCCTCGCTGCGCATGAACGACAACCTGCGCATGGTGGAGCCGGATGAGGTGCCGGACTTGGTGCGCGGCGTCATCGACTACCTCATCGGCGTGGAGGCCTGA
- a CDS encoding 2-oxoacid:acceptor oxidoreductase family protein — protein MYQDCIIAGFGGQGVMLIGNLLAYAGMHAGLNVTYIPVYGPEMRGGTANCTVVIADEDIGSPIILSPVSCIIMNRPSLDKFQPRLRDGGLAVINSSLVDMELADSQRIKALGVPANEIADTIGNTRMANMVALGAYVEATGVLPLDSVVDSLEHVISAHYSHLIPKNAEALKAGAEHAAKVAA, from the coding sequence ATGTATCAGGACTGCATCATCGCCGGATTCGGCGGCCAGGGCGTCATGCTCATCGGCAACCTGCTGGCCTACGCCGGCATGCACGCCGGGCTCAACGTGACCTACATCCCGGTCTACGGGCCGGAAATGCGCGGCGGCACGGCCAATTGCACCGTGGTCATCGCGGACGAGGACATCGGTTCGCCCATCATCCTCTCGCCGGTGAGCTGCATCATCATGAACCGCCCCTCACTGGACAAGTTCCAGCCCCGGCTGCGGGACGGCGGGCTGGCGGTCATCAACTCCTCCCTGGTGGACATGGAGCTGGCCGACAGCCAGCGCATAAAGGCCCTGGGTGTGCCCGCCAACGAGATCGCCGATACCATCGGCAACACCCGCATGGCCAACATGGTGGCCCTGGGGGCCTACGTGGAGGCCACGGGCGTGCTGCCCCTGGACTCGGTGGTGGACTCGCTGGAGCACGTCATCTCCGCCCACTACTCCCATCTCATTCCCAAGAACGCCGAGGCGCTCAAGGCCGGGGCGGAACACGCCGCCAAGGTAGCCGCCTAG